Proteins from a genomic interval of Desulfovibrio desulfuricans:
- a CDS encoding IS3 family transposase: MGGCQTYGYRRIQRLLNGQLIANGRTPVNHKRVYRVMRRNNLLLARFTGCRPSKEHTGKISSLQSNQR; this comes from the coding sequence TTGGGCGGATGCCAAACCTATGGCTATCGGCGTATCCAGCGGCTGCTTAATGGGCAACTGATTGCCAATGGGCGCACCCCGGTCAACCATAAACGTGTTTACAGGGTAATGAGGCGGAACAACCTGTTGCTGGCACGGTTTACTGGCTGCCGACCAAGCAAAGAGCACACAGGCAAGATTTCCAGCCTACAAAGCAATCAGCGTTGA
- a CDS encoding integrase core domain-containing protein, which produces MAQSVMLACVEKRFGEVKVLRPVEWLPDNGSCYTARETITFAAALGIVSKFTPARSPQSNGMAEALVKTFKRDYVFCNDRPYAETAMEQISGWFEDYNENAHIRPCGCSHLVSLSVHCKM; this is translated from the coding sequence ATGGCGCAAAGCGTCATGCTGGCATGCGTTGAAAAAAGGTTTGGGGAGGTCAAAGTATTGCGGCCAGTTGAATGGCTCCCCGACAACGGCTCCTGCTACACGGCAAGAGAAACAATAACTTTTGCCGCCGCGCTGGGCATCGTCAGCAAGTTTACTCCGGCTCGCAGCCCCCAAAGCAACGGTATGGCTGAAGCTCTCGTCAAAACATTCAAACGAGATTACGTCTTCTGCAATGACCGACCATACGCCGAAACAGCGATGGAGCAGATTTCTGGCTGGTTTGAAGACTATAATGAAAATGCCCACATAAGGCCCTGCGGATGCTCTCACCTCGTGAGTTTATCCGTTCATTGCAAGATGTAG
- a CDS encoding YagK/YfjJ domain-containing protein, with protein MLKKTTNESTYRGFKVNSGNSKEHACFTKTLDQIVDTIEYMLSRHSKVLSVRIDIQSARHTKTPLTSMDITRIIESAMRTLDAKASKGKNDPDIHYVWTSEKTTPDDTPHFHLNFFANANAIQNGYAFKDAISIAVKRRLQTTYDGLVNFSDSNGTKGKLIERNSPDVYAQIDAVVYAASYLAKARSKEFNPKWSRVSSCTRITRRTLSDSIR; from the coding sequence ATGCTCAAGAAAACAACCAATGAAAGTACATATCGTGGATTCAAAGTGAATAGTGGAAACAGCAAAGAGCATGCATGCTTTACGAAAACATTAGATCAGATTGTTGATACAATCGAATATATGCTATCAAGGCACTCAAAAGTGCTTTCTGTACGCATTGATATCCAAAGCGCAAGACACACCAAAACACCTCTTACAAGTATGGACATAACCAGAATCATTGAAAGTGCCATGAGAACACTAGACGCAAAGGCAAGCAAAGGGAAAAATGACCCTGATATACACTACGTGTGGACATCAGAAAAAACAACACCTGACGATACCCCACATTTCCATCTAAACTTCTTTGCAAATGCCAATGCCATTCAGAATGGCTACGCCTTTAAAGACGCGATAAGCATTGCAGTGAAAAGAAGGCTACAAACCACTTATGACGGCTTGGTTAACTTCTCTGACAGCAATGGAACAAAGGGGAAACTTATAGAAAGGAATTCCCCAGACGTTTATGCACAGATAGATGCCGTTGTTTATGCTGCCAGCTATCTAGCAAAAGCACGCTCAAAGGAGTTTAATCCAAAGTGGTCACGAGTATCTTCTTGCACTCGCATCACGAGGCGTACACTTTCTGATTCAATCAGATGA
- the mgtA gene encoding magnesium-translocating P-type ATPase, which produces MRQSTRDARKNARARERHYKEAGDRLALAAMLDANTLLKKLKTARDGLNEAQIRTSRDLFGSNVITRGKKQSLFSRLVGAFINPFTAILLGLATVSACTDIVMADPGEANPKTVIIIMTMVMISGLLRFVQEARSGAAAENLLKMIKTTTCVQRRQVGRAEVPIEEVVVGDIVHMAAGDMIPADMRIIQAKDLFVSQAALTGESVAIEKIASEVDSGLSSMAESRNLAFMGSNVVSGSAMGVVVATGDSTIFGEMAKNITAKPVKTSFEKGINQVSWVLIRFMLIMVPLVLFINGFTKGDWVDAALFALSVAVGLTPEMLPMIVTTCLAKGAVSMAREKTIIKNLNSIQNLGSIDILCTDKTGTLTLDKVVLQYHLNIHGQEDIRVLRHAFLNSYYQTGLKNLIDFAIIERTLQEQKENPSLVDLSDKFTKVDEIPFDFERRRMSVVVSNGKTQMITKGAVEEMLAVCGYAEYKGEVLPLSDEIREYILKKVSALNDDGMRVIAVAQKTNPSPVGTFSVADESDMVLMGYLAFLDPPKESTARALKALHEHGVGVKILTGDNDKVTRCVCRQLKIPVEPMLLGSDIASMSEEELCRQAENVSVFAKLSPQQKTQVIRALRANGHSVGFMGDGINDAAAMKAADVGISVDSAVDIAKESADVILLEKDLMVLEKGIVEGRKTYANMIKYIKMTASSNFGNMFSVLAASAFLPFLPMLSIHLILLNLIYDLSCTAIPWDNVDKEYLRVPRKWDASSIGKFMLWIGPTSSVFDITTYLLMYFVICPMMCGGQLFHQIADPALQAQYIAVFQAGWFVESMWSQTLVIHMIRTPKIPFFQSRASASVTLVTFTGIAVLTMIPFTAFGASIGLGTLPPVYFAWLAVTILMYMVLATIAKKAFVWKYGELL; this is translated from the coding sequence ATGCGTCAATCTACTCGCGATGCACGCAAAAATGCCCGTGCAAGGGAACGCCACTATAAAGAAGCTGGCGACCGTCTTGCACTTGCGGCAATGCTCGATGCCAACACCCTGCTCAAGAAGCTCAAAACGGCCAGAGATGGCCTCAATGAAGCACAGATCAGAACCTCACGCGACCTTTTTGGCAGCAATGTCATCACTCGCGGCAAAAAGCAGTCTCTTTTCAGCCGGTTAGTTGGGGCGTTCATCAACCCCTTCACGGCTATCCTTCTTGGTCTGGCCACGGTTTCCGCCTGCACGGATATTGTGATGGCAGACCCGGGCGAAGCAAACCCCAAAACTGTTATCATCATCATGACCATGGTCATGATCTCTGGACTGCTGCGCTTTGTGCAGGAGGCCCGTAGCGGCGCGGCTGCCGAAAACCTGCTCAAGATGATCAAGACGACCACCTGCGTGCAGCGCCGCCAGGTGGGCAGAGCCGAAGTTCCCATTGAAGAAGTGGTGGTGGGCGACATTGTGCACATGGCTGCAGGTGACATGATACCTGCGGATATGCGCATCATTCAGGCCAAGGACCTTTTTGTCAGCCAAGCGGCCCTGACCGGTGAGAGCGTCGCCATAGAAAAAATCGCCAGCGAGGTGGATAGCGGTCTGAGCAGCATGGCAGAAAGCCGCAACTTGGCCTTTATGGGGTCAAACGTGGTGAGCGGCAGTGCCATGGGCGTTGTAGTTGCCACGGGCGATTCAACCATATTCGGCGAAATGGCTAAGAACATTACGGCCAAGCCTGTTAAAACCAGCTTTGAAAAAGGCATTAACCAGGTTTCGTGGGTGCTTATTCGCTTTATGTTGATCATGGTGCCCCTAGTTTTATTTATCAATGGCTTCACCAAGGGCGACTGGGTTGACGCTGCCCTGTTTGCACTTTCTGTCGCGGTGGGTCTTACCCCCGAAATGTTGCCCATGATTGTGACAACATGCCTTGCCAAGGGCGCGGTAAGCATGGCCCGCGAAAAAACCATAATCAAGAACCTCAATTCCATACAAAACCTGGGATCTATTGATATTCTGTGCACTGACAAGACAGGCACGCTGACCCTCGACAAGGTCGTTTTGCAGTACCACTTAAATATCCATGGGCAGGAAGACATACGGGTTCTGCGCCACGCCTTTCTGAACAGCTATTATCAGACCGGCCTCAAAAACCTGATTGATTTTGCCATTATCGAGCGAACCCTTCAGGAGCAAAAAGAAAATCCATCCCTGGTAGACCTTTCAGACAAGTTCACCAAGGTGGATGAAATTCCATTTGATTTTGAAAGACGGCGCATGAGCGTGGTGGTTTCGAACGGCAAAACTCAGATGATAACCAAGGGTGCTGTGGAAGAAATGCTCGCCGTGTGCGGCTATGCCGAATACAAGGGTGAGGTGCTACCCCTCTCTGACGAAATCAGGGAGTATATCTTAAAAAAAGTGTCAGCTCTTAACGATGATGGCATGCGTGTTATCGCCGTTGCACAGAAAACTAACCCCTCGCCGGTCGGCACTTTTTCTGTTGCAGATGAATCTGATATGGTATTGATGGGCTATCTGGCCTTTCTTGATCCGCCCAAGGAATCAACGGCAAGAGCCCTCAAGGCCCTGCACGAACACGGTGTTGGCGTAAAAATTCTTACTGGCGACAACGACAAGGTCACACGCTGTGTCTGCCGTCAGTTGAAGATTCCCGTGGAACCAATGCTGCTGGGTTCTGACATTGCCAGCATGAGCGAGGAAGAACTTTGCCGTCAGGCTGAAAACGTGAGCGTGTTTGCCAAGCTTTCTCCCCAGCAAAAAACGCAGGTTATCAGGGCGTTGCGTGCAAACGGACATAGCGTTGGCTTTATGGGGGATGGCATAAACGACGCAGCGGCAATGAAAGCCGCCGATGTGGGCATTTCTGTAGACAGCGCAGTGGATATTGCCAAGGAATCGGCGGACGTTATCCTGCTGGAAAAAGACTTGATGGTCTTGGAAAAAGGCATCGTTGAAGGTAGGAAAACGTATGCCAACATGATAAAATATATAAAAATGACGGCCAGTTCTAACTTCGGCAACATGTTTTCAGTGCTGGCGGCCAGCGCATTCTTGCCGTTTTTGCCCATGCTTTCGATCCACCTGATACTGCTGAATCTTATCTATGACCTGAGCTGCACGGCAATACCTTGGGACAACGTGGACAAGGAATATCTGCGTGTTCCACGCAAGTGGGATGCTTCGTCCATTGGCAAATTCATGTTGTGGATCGGCCCCACAAGCTCTGTCTTTGACATCACAACCTATCTGCTGATGTATTTTGTCATCTGCCCCATGATGTGCGGCGGACAGCTGTTCCACCAGATTGCAGATCCTGCTTTGCAGGCACAGTACATTGCGGTGTTTCAGGCTGGCTGGTTTGTGGAATCCATGTGGAGCCAGACTCTGGTTATTCACATGATCCGCACTCCCAAAATACCTTTTTTCCAAAGTCGCGCTTCGGCATCAGTGACGCTGGTTACGTTTACGGGTATTGCTGTGCTCACCATGATACCCTTTACGGCGTTTGGGGCCTCCATTGGGCTTGGCACACTGCCGCCCGTGTATTTTGCATGGCTGGCGGTAACCATCCTTATGTACATGGTGCTGGCAACAATCGCCAAAAAGGCCTTTGTCTGGAAGTATGGGGAACTCTTGTAA
- a CDS encoding diheme cytochrome c, whose protein sequence is MFIYQKGLCVGVALCVVLLFTTFSAANDKHSCRSGNGNSIPPAAYANTCGGCHIAYPAWLLPATSWSKIMSNLGDHFGAEVTVSPEDAAIVESWLKEQAAGSGASRRGDKVARHLSGQSPLRVTDTPWFAHKHRKVRDSKKFADCDSCHKEAAQGIYDD, encoded by the coding sequence ATGTTCATCTATCAAAAAGGTTTATGTGTTGGGGTGGCGTTATGCGTTGTGCTGCTCTTTACAACTTTTTCAGCGGCGAACGATAAACATTCTTGCAGGTCAGGAAATGGTAATTCTATTCCTCCCGCCGCATATGCAAATACATGTGGAGGCTGTCATATTGCATACCCTGCATGGTTGCTGCCAGCAACCTCATGGAGCAAAATTATGAGCAACCTTGGTGACCATTTCGGCGCGGAAGTGACAGTGTCGCCAGAAGACGCAGCTATTGTTGAAAGCTGGCTGAAAGAGCAGGCGGCTGGCTCTGGCGCTAGCCGCCGTGGAGATAAAGTTGCACGTCACCTTTCAGGGCAAAGCCCCTTGCGCGTGACCGATACTCCATGGTTTGCACACAAACACCGCAAAGTGCGTGATTCAAAAAAATTTGCGGACTGTGACTCTTGCCACAAGGAAGCCGCTCAAGGCATCTATGACGATTAA
- a CDS encoding class I SAM-dependent methyltransferase — MLDKAVCYVNGWLQSQRHRLHIPQTYLTWCSQKTNASWWHAYAIKHRPWRPHVCVPCEWITQLVPSSGHVFEVGCGSGANLIWLQQKGFLNLGGSDIAASAIEMCNLLASYYKTSINTVVDDALHPQFKPKNVDVLLSVNWLYHIPGATLEDMFNVYGECVNLGGYMAFDCISARYNSKPNNNYHTADLRLSPAKRRPSEYTFRMTSREVENCASKYGYVVQKKRELCTFPPRNVYIAKRCF, encoded by the coding sequence ATGCTTGATAAAGCCGTGTGCTATGTAAATGGCTGGCTACAGAGCCAGCGCCATAGGCTACATATTCCTCAAACGTACCTAACGTGGTGTTCCCAAAAAACCAATGCAAGTTGGTGGCATGCTTATGCTATCAAGCACCGCCCCTGGCGGCCGCATGTTTGTGTGCCCTGCGAATGGATTACGCAATTAGTGCCGAGCTCTGGGCATGTTTTTGAAGTGGGGTGCGGCAGCGGCGCGAATTTGATCTGGCTGCAACAAAAGGGGTTTCTGAATTTGGGGGGGAGTGATATTGCCGCTTCTGCAATTGAAATGTGCAATTTGCTGGCAAGCTACTATAAAACAAGCATCAACACAGTTGTGGACGATGCTTTGCACCCCCAATTCAAGCCCAAAAATGTGGACGTGCTGCTTTCCGTAAATTGGCTATATCATATTCCCGGGGCCACATTGGAGGATATGTTTAATGTTTATGGAGAATGCGTTAACCTAGGCGGGTATATGGCCTTTGACTGTATCAGCGCAAGATATAACTCGAAGCCTAACAATAACTACCATACAGCAGACCTGCGCTTGTCCCCAGCCAAAAGGCGACCGTCTGAATATACATTCCGTATGACTAGCCGCGAGGTTGAAAACTGCGCTTCTAAGTATGGTTATGTAGTGCAGAAGAAAAGAGAGTTATGCACCTTTCCTCCACGCAATGTGTATATTGCAAAACGGTGTTTCTGA